ATGTCCACAGGCCCCAACTGCGCCTGCAGGGCCTGGACGATTTCTGCTGCCAGGTCCCGCTCCTGTAAAAAGAAGCCGACGATCGGTTTTGCCGGTTTGGGGGGCTGGGGCTTACTCATGGGTATCCAAATCGGTCACGTAAGGGGCTTAGCCTCTTCGATCAGCATTATGGGAATATCGTCGCGAATCTCGTAGACCAGCCGACAGGCCTCGCAAATCAGCCCATCTTCGGCCTCGTTGAGATGGATCTCGCCTTTGCACTTCGGGCAGGCAAGAATTTCCAGCAGTTCCTGATTGATCGTCATGGAGTACCTCTATTGGTTTCGGAAATTTTACGGGCGATGGCCGTGGTGCTGTGGCCTTCCAGGATCTCCACCAGCCGAACCCGCCCACCGTAGGATTCGACAAGATCCCTGCCGACCACATCTTCGATGCGGTAGTCGGCGCCTTTGACCAGAATGTCGGGTTTGAGCCGGTCGATGAGATTCAAAGGCGTGTCCTCATCGAAAAAGACAACCATATCGACGTCCTCGAGGGCGCTGAGGATTGCCGCCCGATCCGCTCCGGGCAGGATGGGCCTCTGCGGCCCTTTGAGCCGTTGAATGGATGCATCCGTATTCAGGCCCACGACAAGGCGGTCCCCCAGTTTACGAGCCTGGTGCAGCAAACTGACATGGCCGGGATGCAGCAGGTCGAAACAACCGTTGGTAAACACGATCCGTTGGTCGGCCTGCCGCCAGCGGGTGAGCCGGGAGACAGCCTCTTGCACGTCGGAAACCTTCCAAGCAGTGGATGCCGGCTCGCTCCGCCGGTCATCTTGCAGTACCGCTTCCAGTTCCGGCCACTTCACCGGCTGGGTCCCCAGTTTGCCGACCACGATGCCCGCGGCGGCGTTGGCCACGGCGGCCGCGTCGCCGAACGCCATCTTCGCTGCAACGCAGGCGGCCAGGGTGGCGATGACGGTGTCCCCGGCGCCGGAAACATCAAAGACCTCCCGCGAACGAGCGGCGATCATGAGGGGATCATCCTGCTCGCCGAACAGGGCCATGCCCCTGGGTCCCCGGGTAACCAGCAGCCAGTCCAAATCCAGTTGATTGCGGATCCTTCCGGCGGCCGGAATCAGGTCCTCCCGGGCCTTGACCGGGGCATCGGCCACCAGTTCAAGCTCGACGGTATTGGGGGTGATGCAGGTCGCTCCGGCATAGCGCTGCCAGTCTTTTCCCTTGGGATCGACAAAAACGGGCACTTCCCTTTTGCAGCAGGCGGCAATCAGCTGCTGTACGAGCGTCCCGGAGGCAAACATTCCCTTGCCGTAATCGGATAAAACGACAGCATCCACCCGGCCCAGAATCGTATCGGCGGATTCGAAAAGGCGATTGACAGTATCGGTGTCGATGGCGCGGCCGTCTTCTTCGTCCAAGCGCACGACCTGCTGCTTGCTGGCCATGATGCGTGTTTTGGTGATGGTCGGTCGCCCGGTATCGTCGAGGCAGCCGCTTGCGACCCCCATGGCCGCCAGCATGCTGCAAATCCGTTCGGCTGCCTCGTCACGGCCGATCAGGCCGATGACGGTGGCGTTGCAGCCCAGGCCGGCAAGGTTGGCGGCCACGTTGCCGGCGCCTCCCAGGGAAAAGGTCTTTTCGTTCACCCGGACCACAGGTACCGGCGCTTCCGGCGAAATCCGATGCACGTCGCCCCAATAGTAGCAGTCCAGCATCAGATCGCCAATCACGAGAATCCTGGCCTGCTTCAGCCGGGGACCTATATCTTCGAAAGCGGTCATGAAGCGGACTCCCGGTTTTGACCATCGCCGATCAGGCCGCGTTCGATGATCCCGGCCCAATAATGCAGAATGAAAATATGCGCCTCCTGGATCCTGGCCGTGGTGTCGTTTTCCACGACGATGGCCCGATCCACGAATTCCTTCAATACACCTCCGTCTTTTCCCAGCAGGCCGATGGTCGGCATGGACATGCCGCGGGCACATTGTACGGCCCGAACCACATTTTCCGATCCGCCGGAAGTGGAGATGCCGACAAGGATATCCCCCGGCCGTCCCAGGCCCTGCACCTGGCGGGCAAATACCTCGTCGTAGCCGTAGTCGTTGCCCACGGCAGTTAAAATGGAGGTATCCGTGGACAGGGCCACCGCCGGATAGGCCCGGCGCTCTTTTTCGAAACGGCCCACGATTTCGGCGGCAAAATGCTGGGCGTCGCTGGCGCTGCCGCCGTTGCCGCAGATCAGCAGCTTGCCGCCGCCGAGCAGACATTGCAGCATGGCGGCGCCCGCATTTTCCAGTTCAGATGCCATGGATTTGAGACCCTGCATACAACGGATATGGGCGTCGATCATGGTTTCGAGCATCGTATGGTCATGCGCTCCTTGGTTTGGATTGCGCCCCAATGTGCGGGACAAAATATACAAATTAACATAAACCGCGACGCGTTGCAGCCTTTTTATCCAATTTGCCCAAGGATCGCGCAAAAGGTGGCGCCAGGGCAGGCGTCAGGAACCGGCTACCGCGAATTCGCAAATCGCCGCCGCCAAAAGGGGGATCATGATTTCATGATGGCCGGTAATGGCGTAGCCGCTGCCGCCGGACAGCACCGGTCTTTGGACCACGTTGACGCCGGGACGGTAATGCTGAATCATATCGAAATTGGCGGTGGTGAACCCCTTGACCGGAAATCCCAGATTGCGGGCCACCGCCAGGGCCTTGAGAAAAACCTCCGGCATGATCACCGCACTGCCGAAATTGATCGCCACGCCCCCGTCCCCCAGCCGGGAAACGGTGGATGCAAAGATACGAAAATCCCTCAGCGACGCTTCGCCGATGGCCGCTCCGCTGGCCGTGGGATGCTGGTGAACGATGTCGGTGCCCAGGGCCACGTGCAGGGTATAGGGGATATTCAATTCATGAGCCCTGGCGATCAGCGCCCGCTGCAGATGAGGGGCCTTTTCTTCGACCAGCAGGGCCCCTACCGCTTCCCCGAAACCTTCGGGGCCGGCGGCGGCCCGCCTGGCCGCGTCGTTGACCAGCTCGGCGGTATCCTCAGCCATGCCGAAGGAGCCATCCTCAAGCTGTGCAGCGACATCCTCCGAGGTGTGCCCGAAACGGGCCAGTTCGGTGTCGTGAATGGCCGCCGAGCCGTTGGATGCCAGATGGGTGATGAATCCGTCGTCAGCCAGGCCGGCCAGCACCGGGGCGCAGCCGGTCTTGATGAGGTGGCCGCCGAACATGGCGATCACCGGTTTACCCAGTTG
This window of the uncultured Desulfosarcina sp. genome carries:
- a CDS encoding D-sedoheptulose 7-phosphate isomerase, with translation MLETMIDAHIRCMQGLKSMASELENAGAAMLQCLLGGGKLLICGNGGSASDAQHFAAEIVGRFEKERRAYPAVALSTDTSILTAVGNDYGYDEVFARQVQGLGRPGDILVGISTSGGSENVVRAVQCARGMSMPTIGLLGKDGGVLKEFVDRAIVVENDTTARIQEAHIFILHYWAGIIERGLIGDGQNRESAS
- a CDS encoding Trm112 family protein gives rise to the protein MTINQELLEILACPKCKGEIHLNEAEDGLICEACRLVYEIRDDIPIMLIEEAKPLT
- the hldE gene encoding bifunctional D-glycero-beta-D-manno-heptose-7-phosphate kinase/D-glycero-beta-D-manno-heptose 1-phosphate adenylyltransferase HldE produces the protein MTAFEDIGPRLKQARILVIGDLMLDCYYWGDVHRISPEAPVPVVRVNEKTFSLGGAGNVAANLAGLGCNATVIGLIGRDEAAERICSMLAAMGVASGCLDDTGRPTITKTRIMASKQQVVRLDEEDGRAIDTDTVNRLFESADTILGRVDAVVLSDYGKGMFASGTLVQQLIAACCKREVPVFVDPKGKDWQRYAGATCITPNTVELELVADAPVKAREDLIPAAGRIRNQLDLDWLLVTRGPRGMALFGEQDDPLMIAARSREVFDVSGAGDTVIATLAACVAAKMAFGDAAAVANAAAGIVVGKLGTQPVKWPELEAVLQDDRRSEPASTAWKVSDVQEAVSRLTRWRQADQRIVFTNGCFDLLHPGHVSLLHQARKLGDRLVVGLNTDASIQRLKGPQRPILPGADRAAILSALEDVDMVVFFDEDTPLNLIDRLKPDILVKGADYRIEDVVGRDLVESYGGRVRLVEILEGHSTTAIARKISETNRGTP